In Populus nigra chromosome 1, ddPopNigr1.1, whole genome shotgun sequence, one genomic interval encodes:
- the LOC133678076 gene encoding monodehydroascorbate reductase, chloroplastic/mitochondrial — translation MSQARRLIMASGSSISSNPMSFKHGLSLWCPQSSPSLHRTLQSSPSSSIGFKTFFRNHVVAASSSSFANENREYVIVGGGNAAGYAARSFVDHGMADGKLCIVTREAYAPYERPALTKAYLFPLDKKPARLPGFHTCVGSGGERQTPDWYKEKGIEMLYEDPVTGIDIEKQTATTISGKLLKYGTLIVATGCSASRFPEKIGGNLPGVHYIRDVADADSLISSLEKAHKLVIVGGGYIGMEVAAAAVAWKLDTTIIFPENHLMQRLFTPSLAQKYEELYQENGVKFIKGASIKNLEASSDGHVAAIKLENGSTIEADTVIIGIGAKPAVGPFERLGLNNSVGGIQVDGQFRTGIPGIFAIGDVAAFPLKMYNRMARVEHVDHARRSAQHCVKSLLTAHTSSYDYLPYFYSRVFEYEGSPRKIWWQFFGDNVGETIQVGNFDPKIATFWIDSGKLKGVLLESGSPEEFQLLPELAKSQPIVDKSKLQSASSVEEALEIARTSLQAAV, via the exons ATGTCTCAAG CACGTAGATTAATAATGGCGAGCGGCAGCAGTATATCCTCCAATCCGATGTCGTTTAAGCACGGCTTATCTCTCTGGTGTCCACAGTCGTCTCCTTCTCTTCATCGAACTCTCCagtcttctccttcttcttcaatcGGATTCAAGACTTTCTTCCGAAACCACGTCGTTGctgcttcctcctcctccttcgcTAATGAAAATAGAGAGTATGTGATTGTTGGTGGTGGAAATGCAGCGGGATATGCGGCGAGGAGTTTTGTGGATCATGGAATGGCTGATGGAAAGCTTTGTATTGTTACCAGAGAG GCATATGCACCATATGAGAGACCAGCTTTGACTAAAGCATATCTGTTTCCACTTGATAAGAAGCCAGCGCGATTGCCT GGTTTTCATACTTGTGTTGGATCTGGCGGGGAAAGGCAAACTCCAGATTGGTATAAAGAGAAAGGAAttgag atGTTATATGAAGATCCTGTGACAGGCattgatattgaaaaacaaacagcAACGACGATATCAGGCAAGCTGCTCAAGTATGGAACTCTTATAGTTGCTACAGGATGTTCTGCCTCTAG ATTTCCAGAGAAGATCGGAGGAAATTTACCTGGTGTTCACTATATAAGGGATGTGGCAGATGCTGACTCATTAATATCGTCTTTG GAGAAGGCACATAAGTTGGTTATTGTAGGTGGTGGTTATATTGGCATGGAAGTAGCTGCAGCAGCTGTTGCTTGGAAACTTGACACTACG ATCATTTTCCCAGAGAATCATCTTATGCAAAGGCTTTTCACTCCTTCACTTGCTCAAAAATATGAAGAATTATATCAAGAAAATGGTGTTAAGTTCATAaag GGAGCCTCTATCAAGAACTTAGAAGCCAGTTCTGATGGGCATGTAGCTGCCATTAAACTTGAAAATGGATCTACTATAGAAGCAGACACG GTAATAATTGGTATTGGGGCAAAACCAGCTGTTGGTCCCTTTGAAAGGCTGGGGTTAAATAACAGTGTTGGCGGAATACAG GTTGATGGTCAGTTCAGGACAGGTATTCCTGGGATTTTTGCAATTGGAGATGTAGCAGCATTCCCATTAAAG ATGTATAACCGCATGGCACGAGTTGAACATGTAGACCATGCTCGGCGATCAGCTCAGCATTGTGTCAAATCACTACTTACTGCTCATACTAGCTC ATATGATTATCTCCCATATTTTTATTCGAGGGTTTTTGAGTATGAAGGGAGCCCAAGAAAAATATGGTGGCAGTTCTTTGGAGACAATG TTGGAGAGACAATTCAAGTAGGGAATTTCGATCCTAAAATTGCCACCTTCTGGATAGATTCTG GCAAACTGAAAGGAGTTCTCCTTGAAAGTGGAAGTCCTGAG GAATTTCAACTACTCCCTGAACTTGCAAAGAGCCAGCCTATTGTTGATAAATCCAAGCTTCAGTCAGCATCTTCAGTTGAAGAGGCTCTGGAGATTGCTCGGACATCCCTCCAGGCTGCAGTTTAG
- the LOC133682113 gene encoding retrovirus-related Pol polyprotein from transposon TNT 1-94 — translation MDSAINPTNITASINSIPMLNGSNFKSWKDNLLIVLGVMDLDLALRTDSPPPLKDESTSDEKRDMERWEKSNRMCMMIMKRAIPEAFRGTMSDQITTAKEFLANIEKRFVKNEKAEIGTLLISLISMKYKGKGNVREYILEMSHLASKLKALQLELSEDLLVHLVLISLPTQFNHFKVSYNCQKETWSLNELISHCVQEEERLKQDRTESAHLATAFKDKGRKRKNFKDAAGTVPQKKQLTKSHDSVGSSCFFCGAEGHKKKQCTNYHAWRAKKGMLLALVCSEVNLTSVPRHTWWLDFGATTHISVSMQGCLSCRKPNDVERYIYVGDGKTVEVEAIGKFRLLLKTRLYLDLNETFIVPSFRRNLISISALDKSGYSCSFGNGKYSLFYDSKLSGSGSLSGYDNLYLIDTIASFNESLQLSTRGTKRKLTTENSGVLWHKRLGHISKKRIERLVSDEILDPLDFTNFDICVNCIKGKQTNTRRFVANKTMDILELIHTDICGPFSTVAWNGQQYFITFIDDFSRYGYVYLISEKSQSLDVFRSYKAEVENQLSKKIKSVRSDRGGEYYGRYDGSEEQRPGPFAKFLDECGIVPQYTMPGSPTMNGVAER, via the exons ATGGATTCAG CGATTAATCCTACTAATATAACTGCCAGTATCAACTCAATTCCAATGCTTAATGGCTCTAACTTCAAATCTTGGAAAGACAATCTTTTGATTGTTCTTGGAGTTATGGATCTCGACCTTGCGTTAAGGACTGATTCTCCCCCACCTCTTAAGGATGAGAGTACCTCTGATGAAAAGAGGGATATGGAAAGGTGGGAGAAATCAAATCGCATGTGTATGATGATCATGAAGAGAGCCATTCCAGAAGCATTTAGGGGCACAATGTCTGATCAAATCACTACAGCTAAGGAATTCCTTGCCAATATTGAAAAGAGATTTGTCAAGAATGAAAAGGCTGAAATCGGTACGCTCTTAATAAGTCTTATTTCAATGAAGTATAAAGGCAAAGGCAATGTAAGGGAGTACATTTTAGAGATGTCTCATCTTGCTTCCAAGCTCAAAGCACTTCAGCTTGAACTCTCTGAGGACTTGCTAGTGCATCTGGTTTTAATATCCCTTCCTACACAATTTAACCATTTTAAGGTGAGCTACAATTGTCAGAAAGAGACTTGGTCTCTGAATGAGCTCATCTCACACTGTGTTCAGGAAGAGGAAAGGCTTAAGCAAGATAGGACAGAGAGTGCTCACTTAGCCACTGCCTTTAAAGACaagggaaggaaaagaaagaacttTAAGGATGCTGCAGGTACAGTACCTCAAAAGAAACAATTAACGAAATCACATGATTCCGTTGGTAGTAGTTGTTTCTTTTGTGGTGCTGAAGGGCATAAAAAGAAGCAATGCACCAACTATCACGCTTGGCGTGCTAAGAAAGGTATGCTTCTTGCTTTGGTTTGTTCTGAAGTTAATTTAACTTCGGTACCTAGACACACGTGGTGGTTAGATTTTGGTGCAACAACTCACATCAGTGTGTCTATGCAGGGTTGCCTGAGTTGCCGAAAGCCAAATGATGTTGAAAGATACATTTATGTGGGCGATGGCAAGACGGTTGAAGTTGAGGCAATTGGAAAATTTAGATTATTGTTAAAGACCAGACTTTATTTGGATCTTAACGAAACTTTTATTGTACCGTCTTTTAGACggaatttgatttctatttctGCTTTGGACAAATCTGGTTATTCTTGTTCATTCGGAAATGGAAAATATAGTTTGTTTTATGATTCCAAATTATCTGGTTCCGGTTCTTTATCTGGTTATGATAATCTTTATTTGATTGATACAATTGCTTCATTTAATGAATCCCTGCAATTAAGTACACGAGGTACCAAGAGAAAATTAACTACGGAGAATTCAGGTGTATTATGGCACAAACGATTAGGTCATATCTCTAAAAAGAGAATAGAGAGACTTGTGTCAGATGAAATTCTCGATCCCTTAGATTTTACAAATTTTGACATTTGTGTTAATTGTATTAAGGGTAAACAAACCAATACAAGGAGATTTGTAGCCAACAAGACTATGGACATCTTAGAACTAATACATACGGATATTTGTGGGCCATTTTCTACGGTCGCTTGGAATGGTCAACAATATTTCATAACATTCATAGATGATTTTTCCAGATATGGCTATGTATATCTCATAAGTGAAAAATCACAGTCACTGGATGTGTTCAGAAGTTATAAAGCTGAAGTTGAAAATCAACTCagtaaaaagattaaaagcGTCAGATCTGACCGTGGTGGTGAGTACTATGGTAGATATGACGGTTCAGAAGAACAACGTCCAGGACCATTTGCTAAATTCCTAGATGAATGCGGTATCGTCCCACAGTACACTATGCCGGGTTCGCCCACTATGAATGGTGTTGCTGAAAGATGA
- the LOC133693597 gene encoding 1-aminocyclopropane-1-carboxylate synthase-like — MVFKLNSHLLSRIASSDGHGEDSPYFDGWKAYDSDPHHPTDNPNGVIQMGLAENQLCFDLIQDWLKKNPKASICSPEGLNEFREIAIFQDYHGLPEFRNAVANFMEKVRGNRVTFDPDRIVMSGGATGAHETIAFCLADPGEAFLVPTPYYPGFDRDLRWRTGVKLIPVDSDSSNNFMVTREALENAYEKAQLDNIKVKGLLITNPSNPLGTILDRETLRSIVRFINEKNIHLVCDEIYAATVFSQPDFISVAEILQEDIECNLDLVHIVYSLSKDMGFPGLRVGIIYSYNDAVVSCARKMSSFGLVSTQTQYLIASMLSDNEFVEMFIRESKRRLAARYRVFTRGLDQVGIECLKTSNAGLFLWMDLSRLLKQQTFKAEMELWRVIIHEVKLNVSPGCSFHCLKPGWFRVCFANMDDETMQVALSRIKTFVNKEADTKKSRKNLRWQGSLKLLNSPRIYDDFINSPHSPIPQSPLVRARN, encoded by the exons ATGGTTTTCAAGTTGAATAGCCACTTGTTGTCTAGGATAGCAAGCAGCGATGGACACGGTGAAGATTCCCCATATTTCGATGGCTGGAAAGCCTATGACAGTGATCCCCATCATCCCACGGACAATCCAAATGGAGTTATCCAGATGGGTCTTGCAGAGAATCAG CTGTGCTTTGATTTGATTCAAGACTGGCTCAAGAAGAATCCAAAAGCCTCCATTTGCAGTCCTGAAGGATTAAATGAGTTCAGAGAGATAGCCATCTTTCAAGACTATCATGGCTTGCCGGAATTTAGAAAT GCTGTAGCAAACTTCATGGAAAAAGTGAGGGGAAATAGGGTTACATTTGATCCTGACCGCATTGTTATGAGTGGAGGAGCTACCGGAGCTCATGAAACAATTGCGTTTTGCTTGGCGGATCCCGGCGAGGCATTTTTGGTTCCTACTCCTTATTATCCAGG ATTTGATCGAGATTTGAGATGGAGAACAGGGGTTAAACTCATTCCAGTTGACTCTGATAGCTCTAACAACTTCATGGTTACAAGAGAAGCCTTGGAAAATGCCTATGAGAAGGCACAGTTAGACAACATTAAAGTAAAGGGCTTGCTCATAACAAACCCATCAAATCCGTTGGGTACCATCCTAGACAGGGAAACTCTACGAAGCATTGTGAGATTCATCAATGAAAAGAACATCCATTTAGTCTGTGATGAGATTTATGCAGCCACAGTTTTCAGCCAGCCTGATTTCATTAGCGTAGCGGAGATACTACAGGAAGATATTGAATGCAATCTTGATCTTGTACACATTGTTTACAGTCTCTCAAAGGACATGGGCTTCCCTGGCCTCAGGGTTGGCATTATCTATTCTTACAATGATGCAGTTGTGAGTTGCGCCCGCAAGATGTCAAGCTTCGGATTGGTATCCACACAAACTCAGTACCTGATAGCATCAATGCTATCGGATAATGAATTTGTGGAGATGTTCATTAGGGAAAGCAAAAGGAGATTAGCCGCAAGGTATAGAGTCTTCACTCGTGGACTTGATCAAGTAGGCATTGAGTGTTTGAAGACAAGTAATGCTGGCCTGTTTTTGTGGATGGATTTGAGTAGACTCCTCAAACAGCAGACATTTAAAGCTGAAATGGAACTATGGCGAGTTATAATCCATGAAGTCAAGCTCAACGTTTCGCCGGGTTGCTCTTTTCATTGCTTGAAGCCAGGGTGGTTTAGGGTTTGTTTTGCCAACATGGATGACGAGACCATGCAAGTAGCTTTGTCAAGAATTAAAACATTTGTCAATAAAGAGGCGGACACCAAGAAGTCTAGGAAGAACTTGCGCTGGCAAGGCAGTCTTAAACTGCTCAACTCTCCTCGAATATACGATGATTTCATCAATTCTCCACACTCTCCTATACCTCAATCACCTCTTGTTCGAGCAAGGAATTAG